TCGAATCCGTTTCCGGGGAATGTCGTACTCTTCGATCGCGGTGGAGAGCAGGACGCGCGCTTTCGCCGTGGCGATCCCGAAGTAATCATCATAACCGTTCGGCGCATACGGGTACGCGGAGATCGCATCGTGGAAGCCTTCCCGCGGCCCCTCATAAATCAAGGCCCCCTTGGACGTCCAGGCCGGGACCGCATCATCCAGCAGGCGGTTGTCGTCAATCTGCCACATCTTGTGATTGTAGTGTTTGGCAAACTTTTCGTAGAGCGTCGGCCCGACCGACCCGAGCCAATAGTCCTCCACATTGCCGGCCGATTCTCCCGATTTGATTTCGGACAGTTCCTGCCTGATCCGGTCCCGGTCCGGCATCCGCTCGATGTCATCTTTGTGAATCGGAAAGTTATAGAACTGTCCATCCTGCTCGACGTAGGTAAGGAAAACGTGTTTCAAACGGCGGAGCGGCACATACCGGTTTAGAAAATCGAACAGGCGCTCGTCCCGGGTGAGAAAATGCCGCGGCCCGAAGGTGTAGGGATGCCCGCCGTACCACTTGGTCCGCACGCCCGCTCCCAGGAAGGGCGCCGATTCCACCAAGGTCACGTCCCACCCGCCCTGCAGGGCAAGTTGGTGCGCAGCCGCGCAGCCGGCAAAACCGCCACCGATGATCAAAGCTGATTTCATGTTGAATTGTTGTAGAGGCTCCGGATGGCCGGCGGCTTCGTCCGTTGTTCCCTATCGCATGACGAAGCCGAGGTACTGCTGCCCGCGTCCCCACCATTTCCGGAACTCCCGCAGCGCTTTCCCATTCCTCGTGTCCGACTGGAGATACGAGATAAAAGATTTCACCGAACGGTGCGTGACGGGACTGTGCGTCCGCAGTGCGTTCGCCAGCGGTTTCAAAAGTGCAAGCAACTGCCGGGATGAGAACCGGGCGGTTCCTCGTTCTCGCGCGAATATTCCTTCATAGATTTCCTGTGACAGCGACTCGACCCGCCGGACGACGCCCTGGCTGTCTTGAGGCAGTCGAACCCTGCAATCCATCAAATTGAGTCCCAGTTCGTAATAAGCGTTCATCGCAAAAGAATTGTCCGCGCATTGCCGCCCGAAGATGTTTTTATACCACCGCCAGTCGATCAGAAATCGGGGCGAGCTTCCCAGGATCATCGCGCTGTCGCCAAGCGCCGTAACCGCCTCGGGGATCGAAAACAGCGGCCCCGTCCACGGATGTAGAATCTGATCAATCACCCAGTCCTCCGGCCGGCGGGACATGCCCGGCAGCGCGGCCAGGTCCGTCCGGAAAAAATCCGCGAGCCGGGCAACTTTGGCGTCGAACTCCGGACACTCCTTCACCAGGTCCCACGCCAGCCAGCGCCGGAGCATCTCCGGCAGGAGCGAAATGGCATCCATACAGGTGATGACGAGGACGCCTCCCGGACGCACAAAGCCGGCGACGTGCCGCAGGAATGCGGCAGGTTTTTTTTGCGTGGGAATGACCGCTTCACACAGGACGATGTCGAATTTTTCCCCGGACCGAAAACTTGCGATGGAAGAATGCCGGAGCGCGAATTTCAGATCCGGACAGTATTGTTTCAAAAGCTTGTTCGTGCTTTTCAGGCTGGGCGGGTTGCCGTCCACCAGGAGATAACGCCGTGGCCCGAGCAGGCCGGTAACGACGGCGTTGTGCCCGCTGCCAGGTCCGAATTCGAGCACGTTCGCGCCGCGAAACGTTCCCGGCGGCAGGCCCAGGTGGCAGTAAAGCGAGCAACGCCGTTCGACGTGCCGACGGAGATCCGAAATGTCCTGCCGTGTCGGGATGATTCCGTGCGCGGAATAAAAATCGACAAAGGGAATTCTCATGCGGTCGGCGGACGGTCGAGCCAGGCCCGGGCCATTGATTCCTGCCAGTGGAGACCGACGCCGCCGTCCACCCAGATTTCCTGTCCGGTAACAAAGGAAGAAGCCGGACTGAGAAGAAACGCCACGACCCGGGCGACCTCCTCCGCTGTTCCCATGCGGCGTAGCGGAGTGATCCGCTCGTACATCTGATGGAGCCCGCGGTTTTCCAGAAAATGCTTCTTCGATTCCTCCTTCAGGAGCGTGCCAGGCGAGACCGCGTTGACGCGGATGCCTTTCGGGCCGAGCTTGAACGCAAGATAGCGGACCAGACCCATCACGCCCGCCTTCGCCGCGTGATATCCTTCGTCCTGCTCGTCCGCCACAAAACGCGAGGCGCTGGAAGCCATGACGACGATTGACGCATCCTGCGCGGTGTCAAAATGCGCCGCGCTTTTTTCAACGACCTCCTTGGTGGCGGTCAGCGTGGCGCTGAGATTGCCCATCCAGGCGTTTTCCTTTCCGCGATGGCGCTGAAACAACGCCAACCCGTGGAATTTGCCCTGGTCCGCTACGACACGAGAGATCGCGGACTCGACAGATTTGGATTCAGTCACGTCCGCCTGATAAGCTCGCACGGCGGGCTTCAGAGGTGGAGATGGAGCTGTTCGCGATATGACGGAAACTCTGGCGCCCATCTCCACGGCCAGCAGCGTGAACGCTCTGCCAATACCCCGCGTCCCGCCTACGACCAGGACATGCCGGTTTTGGAGACTATTGGCGACGACAGGATCCATTACTCGTGAACTTTTCAAACTCAGGCCGAAAAATCGAAGCGCCAATCATGGTGAAGGGCCTCCGAACGTCAAACACTTTTGAAATTCCAAAAGGGAGCCCACGAAGCCCTGCTCAAATGATTTTGAGTTCGGGCAGTGGAATCACAAAACGTCCTCCTGCCTTTTCAAATCCGGGGTGTTTCTTCCGAATCTGGTCGAAGTAACGCCACGCGAACACAACGACTCCATCCGGCTTGCGCTCCTCAAGCTGGCTGGAAGGAACGCAAGGGATGTGAAAGCCGGGGCTGTGTTTGCCATGTTTTCTCGGGTTGTCGTCCAGCAGGTAGTCCAACACCGAGCCCAGACGAAATTCGTAAATCATGGTCGTTGTCCCGACCGAGGCGCCGTAGCCGGCGATCGACCGACCGGGTTTCTTGAAACTGCCGGCCATCTCCTGAATCTCGCGGGTGAGTGAATCAAGCCGACGGCGGCACGCCTCCAAGGCGTTGCGGCCGTGAATCCCTTCGCGGCGCTCCAAGGCCATTTGTTCCGCGACGGAAGAATTGACACGCCGCGGCCCGCCCGCGCGCTGCACCGTCAGCCGGATCGAACCTCCCTTATTGGAGTTCCACTCGACATCTATCAATTCCAATCCATGCCGGGAAAAGAACGCTTTCAAAGGACAAACGGAGAAGTAAGACAGGTGTTCGTGATAGATCGTGTCGATCAGGCCGTTTTTGACAACATCACCCCAGTAGGAAGTCTCCATTACCAGGATGCCGTCCGGCGACAGGAGAACATTGACGCCCCGCGCGACGTCGGAAAGGTCGTCGATGTTCGCCAGCACATTGTTGGCCGCAATCACCGTCGCGCGGCCGTGCGCCTGCACAATTTCCCCGGCGACCTGCGGCGTGAAGTATTTCGCCATCGTCGGTACTCCCGCCTTCGAGGCGGCCTGGGCAATTGCCGTCGCCGGTTCGACACCGAGCACGCGGCACCCTCGCTCCTGAAACGCCCGAAGCATCGGACCCTCGTTGCTGCCGATTTCCACCACGAGGGATTCTTGCGCGATTTCATGTTTTCGCATGACCGCTTCGGCGAACCGTCGGAAGTGCTCGGGCAGTCCCACTGACACCGAGGTGACGTAGGGAAAGCTCGCGTAAAGAAGTTCCGGGGAAACAACATCTCGCAGCTGAACCTGCCCGCATTTCGAACACAGGTACAAGTCGAGATTGAACAACTCCGTCGGGGCGCCCAGGCGATCTGCCGCGATGTAATCGTCCCCGATCGGAGTCGATTGCAGGGCCAGCCCCGGCAACAATTCACCAGAGTCGCAAAGACGGCATGTGTTTCGGGTGAAAAAGGAGGGCTTCATCAGGAAGCAATGTTTCCGGTGGATGGCGCCGGTTCCGCAGCCATCATCCGACTGGAGGCGAGATCGATCCCCTCGAGGAATCGCGCGCACTCTTCACGTTTTTCGTCCGCCGGCGCCCACGGCGCAAACACAGTGTCGCCCGGTTGAAACGGACCGATGGTCGTCTCCTGAAATACCACAACATCGGAAATTGTCCGCAACGTGTGATAACGGGTCTTGTGCAGGCGAAAATAATAAGGAAGGCCCGCGCCGTATGGACCGAGACGCGTGACCGACCGCACTTCGCCCGCGTCATCAAACACGACGACGTCCATCATCCCTTCGATTATCTGAAAAGACTTGGGTTTGTTCGTGTTTTTGTGCGGGCGGACATAGGTGTCGCGCAGATTGACGATGATCATCTCGTGCAAGAGGTCTCCCACACCCGTGTGCGTGCAGAGGCGCGCCCGCTTGCGTGGATTGCACCTGGTTTGAGATTTCAGGAAGTCGAGATCAGGAGCCGCCAATGCAATGACCTCGCCTTCCGCGTAAAACACTTCGTCTGATCTTCGTTCGATTTGCATTCGCCAGTTTCCAGATAAAAAAACCGTGGACGTGAATCCGCTCCGCCCGGCCGCGCTCAGTTCGACATCGTGATCACACAGCGGCCAACCAGTCCGGAACGGAACTCGTCCAGAGCGCGGTTGATTCCGGACAGCGGGTGCCGGTGCGTGATAAGCCGGTCGAGATCGAGTTTGCCCTTCGCGTAGAGGTTCAAATAGCGGGGAATGTCCACGTTGGGATCGGAGCTTCCACCTTCGCAACCGGTCAGGACCTTGCCGAAGTGAAGCGGAAGTGAATGAATGGTGATGTCCTGATCGTGCCGGGGGACGCCGACGAGAATCGTGCGGCCCCTGGCGCCGGTCAGTTCGTAAGCGGCCTCGATCAGATTCACCAGACCGGTGTTCTCCACGAAGACATCCACGCCCGCCCTGCCGACAATTTTTCGCACTTCGTCGCGCAGATCGGAACGTGTTGTGTTGATGAGATGTGTCGCGCCGAACGACCGCGCCAGGTCCAGTTTGTGGTCGTGAATATCGATCGCGATGATCGGGTCGGCCGCAACCATTGCCGCGCCCTGGACCACATTCAATCCCACGCCAC
The window above is part of the Candidatus Angelobacter sp. genome. Proteins encoded here:
- a CDS encoding FAD-dependent oxidoreductase, with the translated sequence MKSALIIGGGFAGCAAAHQLALQGGWDVTLVESAPFLGAGVRTKWYGGHPYTFGPRHFLTRDERLFDFLNRYVPLRRLKHVFLTYVEQDGQFYNFPIHKDDIERMPDRDRIRQELSEIKSGESAGNVEDYWLGSVGPTLYEKFAKHYNHKMWQIDDNRLLDDAVPAWTSKGALIYEGPREGFHDAISAYPYAPNGYDDYFGIATAKARVLLSTAIEEYDIPRKRIR
- a CDS encoding zinc-binding dehydrogenase, translated to MKARAAILETLNRPLVVDEVEFPALDVGQVLVEVGASGICGAQLNEIQGIKGEDKFLPHLLGHEGGGVVLETGPGVAQVKKGDHVVMHWRKGAGIQSKTPQYRWNGRTVNAGWVTTFNERAIVSENRLTRIGQDVSFEIAALMGCAVTTALGLINNLAQLKIGQSIAVLGCGGVGLNVVQGAAMVAADPIIAIDIHDHKLDLARSFGATHLINTTRSDLRDEVRKIVGRAGVDVFVENTGLVNLIEAAYELTGARGRTILVGVPRHDQDITIHSLPLHFGKVLTGCEGGSSDPNVDIPRYLNLYAKGKLDLDRLITHRHPLSGINRALDEFRSGLVGRCVITMSN
- a CDS encoding SDR family oxidoreductase → MDPVVANSLQNRHVLVVGGTRGIGRAFTLLAVEMGARVSVISRTAPSPPLKPAVRAYQADVTESKSVESAISRVVADQGKFHGLALFQRHRGKENAWMGNLSATLTATKEVVEKSAAHFDTAQDASIVVMASSASRFVADEQDEGYHAAKAGVMGLVRYLAFKLGPKGIRVNAVSPGTLLKEESKKHFLENRGLHQMYERITPLRRMGTAEEVARVVAFLLSPASSFVTGQEIWVDGGVGLHWQESMARAWLDRPPTA
- a CDS encoding class I SAM-dependent methyltransferase, yielding MRIPFVDFYSAHGIIPTRQDISDLRRHVERRCSLYCHLGLPPGTFRGANVLEFGPGSGHNAVVTGLLGPRRYLLVDGNPPSLKSTNKLLKQYCPDLKFALRHSSIASFRSGEKFDIVLCEAVIPTQKKPAAFLRHVAGFVRPGGVLVITCMDAISLLPEMLRRWLAWDLVKECPEFDAKVARLADFFRTDLAALPGMSRRPEDWVIDQILHPWTGPLFSIPEAVTALGDSAMILGSSPRFLIDWRWYKNIFGRQCADNSFAMNAYYELGLNLMDCRVRLPQDSQGVVRRVESLSQEIYEGIFARERGTARFSSRQLLALLKPLANALRTHSPVTHRSVKSFISYLQSDTRNGKALREFRKWWGRGQQYLGFVMR
- a CDS encoding class I SAM-dependent methyltransferase is translated as MKPSFFTRNTCRLCDSGELLPGLALQSTPIGDDYIAADRLGAPTELFNLDLYLCSKCGQVQLRDVVSPELLYASFPYVTSVSVGLPEHFRRFAEAVMRKHEIAQESLVVEIGSNEGPMLRAFQERGCRVLGVEPATAIAQAASKAGVPTMAKYFTPQVAGEIVQAHGRATVIAANNVLANIDDLSDVARGVNVLLSPDGILVMETSYWGDVVKNGLIDTIYHEHLSYFSVCPLKAFFSRHGLELIDVEWNSNKGGSIRLTVQRAGGPRRVNSSVAEQMALERREGIHGRNALEACRRRLDSLTREIQEMAGSFKKPGRSIAGYGASVGTTTMIYEFRLGSVLDYLLDDNPRKHGKHSPGFHIPCVPSSQLEERKPDGVVVFAWRYFDQIRKKHPGFEKAGGRFVIPLPELKII
- a CDS encoding WbuC family cupin fold metalloprotein, with the translated sequence MQIERRSDEVFYAEGEVIALAAPDLDFLKSQTRCNPRKRARLCTHTGVGDLLHEMIIVNLRDTYVRPHKNTNKPKSFQIIEGMMDVVVFDDAGEVRSVTRLGPYGAGLPYYFRLHKTRYHTLRTISDVVVFQETTIGPFQPGDTVFAPWAPADEKREECARFLEGIDLASSRMMAAEPAPSTGNIAS